The following are from one region of the bacterium genome:
- the pyk gene encoding pyruvate kinase has protein sequence MGKRAGGHGAAQGAVMLGKESLRGRKTKIICTIGPASQDQSVMQGLIRAGMDVARLNFSHGDEKWHEEVVAQLRRASERCGTHITLLGDLPGPKIRIGRLAVEPIWLEKGGELTITTAPLLGDKHGFSVELPNLPRKLRPGNKVFLNDGIIGLEVIEIRGDEIRCVVTSGGELRSHKGLNLPGVDLGIEAFTPQDRKWLEFALKNGLHVLSQSFVQSAMDLKKVRGAARELGKEIFLLAKIERGRALENLDEILEEADGIMIARGDLGVEMPIEQVPLIQKEIIKKCNILGKPVITATQMLESMTEHPRPTRAEATDVANAILDGTDCVMLSAESAAGRYPLEAVETLERIAREVEASQSWIRQDYWEKKGPLEPRDLLAAAVGAILERTQPVAIFVPTKTGATARSIAAFRPLPWVVAVSSSHETFEALCLSRGIHPVWEPKHPEDWKNYIRKWLEQKGIPHGLVILTEGPSSLHPQANHRVEILETA, from the coding sequence ATGGGAAAGCGTGCTGGCGGTCACGGGGCAGCCCAGGGAGCTGTGATGTTGGGAAAAGAATCCCTCAGGGGCCGCAAGACCAAGATAATTTGCACCATAGGCCCGGCCTCCCAGGATCAGAGTGTCATGCAGGGCCTTATCCGTGCAGGCATGGATGTGGCCCGCCTCAACTTCTCCCACGGGGACGAGAAGTGGCATGAAGAGGTGGTGGCCCAACTCAGAAGAGCCTCTGAGCGCTGTGGCACACACATCACCCTTCTGGGGGATCTGCCAGGCCCCAAGATCCGCATAGGCAGGCTGGCCGTTGAACCCATTTGGCTGGAAAAGGGTGGAGAGCTGACAATAACCACAGCCCCCTTGCTGGGAGACAAGCATGGTTTCAGCGTGGAACTGCCGAACCTTCCCAGGAAGCTGAGGCCTGGCAACAAGGTGTTTCTAAACGACGGCATCATAGGTCTGGAGGTAATTGAGATCAGGGGGGATGAGATCCGTTGTGTGGTTACCTCAGGAGGAGAGCTCAGGTCCCACAAGGGTCTCAACCTGCCCGGGGTGGACCTGGGCATAGAGGCCTTTACACCCCAGGACAGGAAGTGGCTGGAATTTGCTCTCAAAAACGGCCTCCATGTCCTGAGCCAGTCTTTTGTGCAAAGCGCCATGGACCTGAAAAAGGTGCGTGGGGCCGCCAGAGAGCTGGGCAAGGAGATTTTCCTTCTGGCCAAGATAGAGCGTGGCAGGGCCCTGGAGAATCTGGATGAAATCCTCGAAGAGGCAGATGGAATAATGATCGCCAGGGGGGATCTGGGTGTGGAGATGCCCATAGAACAGGTCCCCCTCATCCAGAAGGAAATAATCAAGAAGTGTAACATCCTTGGCAAGCCTGTGATCACAGCCACCCAGATGCTGGAATCCATGACAGAGCACCCCAGACCAACCCGTGCCGAGGCCACAGACGTGGCCAATGCCATCCTGGACGGAACCGACTGTGTCATGCTCTCGGCAGAATCCGCAGCCGGGCGCTATCCTCTGGAGGCAGTCGAGACCCTGGAGCGCATAGCCCGGGAAGTGGAGGCCAGCCAGTCCTGGATCCGGCAAGATTACTGGGAAAAGAAAGGGCCCCTTGAGCCCAGGGATCTGCTGGCAGCTGCCGTGGGAGCCATCCTGGAGAGGACCCAGCCTGTGGCCATCTTTGTGCCCACCAAAACAGGGGCCACGGCCCGAAGCATAGCCGCATTCAGGCCCCTGCCATGGGTTGTGGCAGTGAGTTCCAGTCATGAGACCTTTGAAGCTCTTTGCCTAAGCAGAGGGATCCACCCTGTTTGGGAACCAAAGCATCCAGAAGACTGGAAGAATTACATACGCAAGTGGCTGGAGCAAAAGGGGATCCCCCATGGGCTGGTGATTCTGACTGAGGGTCCTTCTTCCCTCCATCCCCAGGCCAACCACAGGGTGGAGATATTGGAAACGGCCTGA
- a CDS encoding ATP-dependent 6-phosphofructokinase — MQTLQLDFKVERLGHGRFESSMSGVRFVEDTHRILFHSRPDQIIECMEQGQSPPSMEAAGPRRLLFFEPGKTRCAIVTCGGLCPGINDVIRAIVLCLHYHYGISPVLGFRYGYEGLNPGLGHPVEELSPQVVDRIHQLGGTMLGSSRGPQEVPLMVDTLEKLGVQVLFTIGGDGTLRGAHALAQEIKKRNLAISVIGVPKTIDNDISFIERSFGFETAVAKARRVTQSAHTEAVSARNGIGLVKLMGRESGFIAAFTVLADNDVNFCLVPEVPFTLEGFLRALEERMKKRAHAVVVVAEGAGQELMGGSPERDASGNPRLGDIGLFLKDRIRAYFREKGMRIDLKYIDPSYTIRSGLPNAQDAAFCLLLGHHAVHAAMSGRTDMVVGYWKGHFTHVPIPLAVSSRKRIDPGGHLWESVLAVTGQPREL, encoded by the coding sequence GTGCAAACACTCCAGCTGGATTTCAAGGTGGAGAGGCTGGGACATGGCAGGTTTGAGTCTTCCATGAGCGGGGTTCGATTCGTGGAGGACACCCACAGGATACTGTTCCATTCCCGGCCGGATCAGATAATAGAGTGCATGGAACAGGGTCAGAGTCCTCCTTCCATGGAGGCAGCGGGCCCCAGAAGACTTCTTTTTTTCGAGCCTGGCAAGACCCGCTGCGCCATAGTCACCTGCGGGGGGCTCTGCCCAGGCATTAATGACGTTATACGGGCCATAGTGCTTTGCCTTCATTACCACTACGGCATATCCCCTGTGCTGGGCTTCAGGTACGGTTACGAGGGATTGAATCCAGGTTTGGGCCACCCCGTGGAGGAGCTTTCTCCTCAGGTGGTGGACAGGATACACCAGCTGGGCGGCACCATGCTGGGCTCTTCCAGGGGGCCACAGGAAGTTCCTCTCATGGTGGACACCTTGGAAAAATTGGGCGTGCAGGTGCTCTTCACCATAGGAGGGGATGGAACCTTGAGGGGCGCCCATGCTCTGGCCCAGGAGATAAAGAAGAGGAATCTGGCCATATCCGTGATAGGAGTTCCCAAGACCATAGACAACGACATCTCCTTCATCGAGCGCTCCTTCGGGTTCGAAACAGCCGTGGCAAAGGCCAGAAGAGTCACCCAATCGGCCCATACAGAGGCTGTAAGCGCAAGAAACGGTATCGGGCTCGTGAAACTCATGGGCAGGGAATCCGGGTTCATAGCAGCTTTCACGGTGCTGGCTGACAATGACGTGAACTTCTGCCTGGTGCCAGAGGTGCCTTTTACACTGGAGGGTTTTCTCAGGGCCCTGGAAGAGCGCATGAAAAAAAGAGCACACGCGGTTGTGGTGGTGGCCGAAGGAGCGGGCCAGGAACTCATGGGAGGATCCCCTGAGAGGGATGCCTCGGGCAATCCCAGGCTTGGGGACATAGGCTTGTTCTTGAAAGACAGGATAAGGGCATATTTCAGGGAAAAAGGGATGCGCATAGATCTCAAATACATCGATCCTAGCTACACCATCAGAAGCGGCCTTCCCAATGCCCAAGACGCAGCCTTCTGCCTTCTTCTGGGGCATCATGCAGTGCACGCTGCCATGAGCGGAAGAACCGACATGGTGGTGGGTTACTGGAAAGGACACTTCACACATGTGCCCATCCCCCTGGCCGTCTCCTCCAGGAAACGCATAGACCCGGGGGGGCACCTATGGGAAAGCGTGCTGGCGGTCACGGGGCAGCCCAGGGAGCTGTGA